In Mesoplodon densirostris isolate mMesDen1 chromosome 2, mMesDen1 primary haplotype, whole genome shotgun sequence, the DNA window TTACATCATAATTAAATCTGAGTACACTTTATGACCCACCCATATAATCCAGAGGAAGTCTTTTACACTTCCATAAAGAGACTTGCTCAAGGTTGCTCATCACAGTGTTGTTCCTGGTAGCAGGCAGTTGGAACCAACTTAGATATCTCTATCTCTAGAGGGAAGCAAAATGTGGTGGATGAACGCTGTGGAATACCATGCATCAGTTAGAGGCACTGGGTTAGATGTACACTCAACAATATGGAATAGAACTAAACATACTATTGAGTGAAAAAAAGTAATAACAGAATTGGAGCAATACCACCATATCATGCACGTAAGTGTAAAAGATATATATAGTCACAACTAATTCTGTATATTCTACAAGGGTGCATACATACCAAGGGCATGTATCAAATAGTACAGAGCTCGTTCCATTGAAATGGGAATTAGggatgaagggaagaaaaatgaaataaaacaagagTCTTGTGTGATGGTGGTAATGAGTTATGAAGAAAGGAATGTGATTAACTCTACTCTCCATACCTAAGTCACTTGGACCACAGCAGAGGGAGGACTGTTTGAATGTAGGATAGCTCCAGTGGGTTCAGAGTTCTTTCTTATATTTGGCTAAAACTGCCCTCCTATAAACACCCAGCCATTGGTCTGAATTCTGCTGTCTGGCATTGTACCCAGTGAATCTTAATGCTCTTTCACAGAACAGCACTTCAAACACTTGAAACGACTGCTTTAGTTTAAGTTTTCCCTCATCCAGTCCCACATACTCAGAACTTTCAGCTGTTCTTCATATAACCTGTTCAGGGTCTTCTAAATTTCAGGGAACTATAGCATGACATCCACATCAGCTATTAAATGTGGCTTGCTTCGTTTGAAATATATGCTGAAAACCCACTGGGACCAAGCATCATGTAAGGTGCTACACATAGCTGCTCAGAAAAAAGGAGATCACTTCCATGAGAGTTATAACTGAAAGGTCTTGAATTAATAGTCACGTTCTACTggattttgaaatgtataaagtTCAAACAAATCTCTGCTATCCAGAATAAATGGCCACATTTTATGTATATtgatttattcagtcatttatttaagaaatattcacTGAATATATTTTCTGTGCCACGGATTGCTGCAGGCTCTGACAACTGGAACATGCTTCTTTGTACCATGGAGAAAGGATCAAAGACCCAGGACCCTGGAGAGCAGGTTTGCTTTACCGAACCATCCAGAAGGATTTGGCCCCCTCAGCTCTCTGAATATGGCTACAGTGCACTTCTTCTCTACTATGGTTTGCTGTGACCCAAAAGTCAGAATGGCTCGGATTCCAGCCACAATGTCTGCTCATGTTTCCTAGAGATCTAAGTTCCTCTctttaataactttaaaaggtAAGGCTAGTGGGGTGAAATGAATCACTACGGTTTGAAGATGGGTGATAGAATGGGCATAGAATTTGGTACATTCCACACTAATCAGGtcttaatttaaaatgtgaactAGCAGAAAAATTCATAGGGCCTTAGAACCAATGCGACAAACCCTTCAGGAATGAGCTTCTAGTCAGTAATGTCTCTGAATGGGGCACAGCTCTGTGCAGCATGCATTGCTACGTGCTGTGGAGGGTTCAGGGAAGACCCAACCATGCTTTAAAACTTAGTTGGGAACAGGAATCACACCTTCAAAATCCCCTCACGTACCACAATGCAAAACCACATCTCTGCTGCTGAAGTGGTTAGTGCATAAATGAAATTAGGCAGAATCAGAGAGGAAGTGTCTCCAGGGCAATATTTGGCAGGGATCAAGATTAGAAAGAAGGCGAGTAGCCCAGGCAGAAGGGAGAAATGTGCATGAGTGGGTCAGGGCTCCCACCATGACCAAGAGCAGCACAGGCAGGTGCAGAGAATGTGTTGGCTGTTTTGGGAGGGCTGGGATCCTAATCTCTTGCTGATGCTGTATACTTGTCCATCACTCCAGGGTTCCCCAACTCCACTGGACATAACCAGGCTCAGCAGAGAGGCTGGGGCATTGTGTACCCTTCTGCTTAGCCACtcgttttatagatgaagaaacagagaaggaggaagaggtttGTCCGCAGTcacagagccaggactggaactcAGGCTTCTAACTAGCAGCCAGcgctctctcttctctcccctctggtCACGTGGTTGAAAGGGGCACGTCAACTGTGATGTAGTGGTGGCACCTTTAACAAGTCAAGAATAGGTTCAGGCTGTCCTATTGCAAGAAAGAAGAGTGAGAGGGGAAAAGGGGTTTTGAAGCTGCTCAAGGTGTATGcatgggaggtggggcagggggagtgaTTTCTCTGAGACTGGTGGACAGTCACTCATACCAGGAGAGTCTGAATTGTCCCCTAGAGTTTGGCCTTGCAGACCTACACCTGCAGGAGAAGCAGGGTTACTGGTGAGAGCTATCACCCCATCTCTTCTATAAGTGCTTTGTCCAGTCTCCTTATCTTCAAGGCAAGACATCCACATAATCGCTGTTACtgttctctggggaaaaaaaaagcagaagaccAGCCATGAGGCTCAACACCCAGGCGTCACACTGACCAACACCCGTCAAGGGAAAGacttctccccaggcagagggtgaTCTTGATGCCACATCAAAGTGACACCTTCAAGGGCTGGGGTACCACAGGGAGCTCTCCTGGCAAAATAGGGGGTCTGTTTATAAGTCGAACATCAGAgtttccaggaccagatgcctccACTCACCAGCAGAACACCTGTGCCTCCCTCAGAGTGAGAACACCTAAGGCTTGTTCTAAGGAGGCcaagggaaagggaggaagaagatgAGCTAATGGGAGGAAGTTCCTACTTTGGTAGCTGAGGATTTGGGAGCTTGCTCTGCCAAGGCTGACCAAGCATGGACAACTGGTATGGCGAGACTCTCGCCCAGTTCTTGGGGACGAACTCTAAAGGGTTCTCCTGTTGGAATTTGTGGTTATTTTATCATCACTGAGACAAATACTACCACCACCCCAAGCATCCTGAGCAACTCGTCTGGGTTTGCCTGAGGACTGCAGCACAGGTACATCCCTCGGTTTCTACTCTGCCCCCTTTTATTCTTCTACATGCTGTGGAGGGTTCAGGGAAGACCCAACGATGCTTTAAAACCTAGTTGGGAACAGGAACCACACCTTCAAAATCTATAAGTTATGGTAGAAAATGGCCGTGGGACTACATCTGCAGCTGAACCTATAGGAAGTGGGTGCATGGGTTGCTTCTCCTCTGGGTGCACACTCCTCTACGTGGCAGAAGGGGGACAGAGAAAATGGTAGaggagggttttttggtttttttttccataattaaaaaGCCACGCTTAGTCTTGTTGGGGAGGTGAGAAGTTTGCTCTGGCAGTCTAAAGGGCAACTTTGCTATAGACAGAGTACAATGGGTGTGGAGTGATCGCAGGCTCCCCAGAACTCTCTGTCCTGCACCCTTCTCCCTAGCTAGCACTTCTGCTCCCATCCCTATCACCTACCCACTGATGACTGAAATCCCTTTCATGGGGCTATCACCACACATCCCACCTTGAGAAGACAGGGTTAAACTGTAAATGTCTCAGGAAGTCTGAGTTAAATTCGAACTATGTTGTAGCTGACAGATACTAGATTCTCTTCTGGGAGCAGACTTGCAGGGATGTAAGCAAGAGTAGCTGCTTGGGATATGATCTGGATTCTCCTCACTCAGATTTACTGACCATCTCTCCTTTTCCACCATGGCTTAATAACTTTTGGGGTGTATCTGAAATAATTATTCCCCTAACACTATATAAATGAATGCTTAGCAAATATTGAGCAAAATGTAACAGGATGAGGCTTGGGGAGAGGGTTGAAgcaattttctcatttgaaaattcTGCTCGTTGGCCATCTATTCCCAAACCTGTGTTGTTTGCACAAGGTCACAGAATGAGTCTGAAGTCAGCTCTTGGAGAGCGCTCAGGAATCACTCTTGCTCCCCGGGCTGTCCAAGCACAGAGAGCTCTATGTGTTTGCCACCTCCAGGAGCTCGAAGGCACCACTTCCCAACAAAATGGAAAGTGCTCTTCGTAGGATGAAGCTTTTTAGAGCTAACATCATAGAAAGGGGAAATTATCTGTATCGGTTCTGCAAAGTAGGCCAGTGGTGGAAATGGGACTAAGGTTCCTGTCTGGCATCCGTGTGAAAGTATTTTTACCATAAATACCATCCAGCTCTATCTTCGATCTTCTCCATCTCAGGCAGGGAGAGGTTCTCTTTATTGGCCTTAAAAGGTGAACCACCAGCCCTTGATTTGGTTTTTCGAACTTGGAGATCAGTTCCTCTAGGTTTGGAAAGATCTGTCTTTGAGCGCCTTCCACGGTCTGCAAAAATGCAAGATCACTCATCATCGTGCAATTGTGTGTGAAAGATGACACTTCTCAAAACAGTGGTTTTCAGGGCTGCCTCTGAGCGGTGAATTGAAAACAGGTGGCCGACACTTCTTGTGTGGGAGCTCACACCGTACGCAATAACCAGAAACCCTCCTTTTTAAAACGGAATTCTGACTTGAGCTACTCTGAGTAAAGAAGATTAACAATCAAAGGTCCCCACCTCAGTCTGCAGTATCGAATGAGCCCCCATTCTTGGCAATTTGGGAACAGTTCTTATAGGTACACTGTGGAGCGTACCCCTCTAAGAGCTTATGTCAGAGTGTAGGGGACTAATATGGGAGGACTTCTGATGGGAAATGCAAAATATGCAACTTACATACTTGATGAATTCAGACTCTCCATAAgaggaaaacaagacaaaaaaagtcCCGATTTAAATTGAAAATGGGGATGTCAACATGACTCAGGTAAATTGTGAATAGTTGTTTTCTCTTTACCACCTACAAACCAAGTACAATTTTCTAATATAATCttatagaaataatttaaaaacacaaggGCTTCCTTGGCTCttatgtatttgattttcttaatgATCACTGTGGTTCTCTTAGGACCACAGTGTTGTTCTATAGAGGGGTGGTGACAGgaaggctctgtgacctggggCGTGGTTAACCTCCATGACAGAGATGCAGGCTGACATGGAAGTCGGCTCCACAAAAGGCTGTCACTTCAGCCCAAGGTAGCATCCAGCACAGGCCCTGATACAGAGCTGCTCCTCAATGAAATGCCCCTCTGTGTCTGTTATAACTGATTTGGATGCCTCTCTGTTTTGTTCAGACAAGAGACAAAACGGGGTATTAAGGAATTATCCAGAATTTCCCAAAATATGTGcagcaaagaaataaatgttttaaatatgttgCTTTAAAAgctgcaaaaatatttttaaatttccatatataACCTTCACCCAtaccccaaatgttaacattttattgtatttgcctttcattctctctttctaaatatatatgtatacatatatgtattctttttttgaaaaaattatgagAGTAAGTTGCTGACATGATATCCCTTTGACCCTAAATACTTTGTATTTCCTAAAAAGCAAGAACATTACATATCCACactaaaatgaggaaattgatccttttttgttttttttcaggtaCATTTCTAACTAAATGAACAGACCTGACCAAAGACAGTTTAGTATATCAATGGCCATTatagggaacttttttttttaacgtctttattggagtataattgctttacaattgtgtgctagtttctgctttataacaaagtgaatcaactatacatatacctatatccccatatctcctcccttttgtgtctccctccaaccctccctatgaGGAAATTAATCTTGATGCAATACTATTACTAATCTACAGACCTGATGCAGATTTTGTCAATTGCCTCAATAATGTCCTTTGTGGCAAAAGAAaaattacgtgtgtgtgtgtgtgtgtgtgtgtgtgtgtgtgtctggggatcATTGTATATTCTAATCTCTTTTAGATAGTCACAATGAACATTAGCATATTGAAGATTCTGAGAAATCCTGCAGTAAAAAAATCTGCTTAACCTTTATGCAAGTGTTTCAGAAAGATTATTTCAGGAGTGTATGTTAGTAATTAAAGATTCAATGACATTTATTATACTCTATTTCCTACCAGAGAAGtaacttcaaaagaaaaaaggtttttcTGCTTAGCTCTCAGTAAACCAGAAACATTAAAGAAATCCCTAAATTACCAGTTGACTGATGCTCCTCTTTGCATTTTCATTCAGCTATGGTGTCCCCGAATGTTGACTTCTTAAACATTCGGACCTCTCCCCACCTTCTCTTTCCACTCATCTTGTTCGTTGTTTAGTCTTATAATTTGACAGTAGTCTTATATGGAGTTCAGGTTGGTATATTTGACCCCTGGAGGAACTTTGTGCCTCTACACTTTTGAACAACAGCCTTGTTTTTCTTGAAAATGGAACCCAACTCTAGTGCATTCCTATTTCtctgaaagaaaaacaaggtcAACTACTGATCTGATTCTAACTCTCCACAGTGCTTCCCTGTTTAGAATGCCTCTTCATGGCATCTCAGGTTCAAGAGATGTTCTCAGGTTTTTCTCCCCACAGCCTGTGTTGTTTTTGTTATAGGAGTTCTTGTATGTTCTTACCTGTATATTGTAATACCCATGTTTCTCTTTGAAGATTCGGTATGTGTAGACCAAATTTTTAAACCTGTGGAAAGATAACTGTGTGAATCACAGTGTTCTTATATGCAAATCCAGGTAACACCTTCCACTGTATTTTGTGTGCAATGTCTTTGTCAATCTTGGATCCCAAAAAGAAACTGATCATTTTCAGGCCTTCTCATCTGTGGGAATTTGAAAGAGAGGTTTTAAAATGGAGACCTTTATTCTGTGGTGGACGTCTGGGCTGTAGCAAAGAGAATaaggaagaacttttacagtttcCATTGTCTTGGtatttctctctagttttttcACTTAGTCCTAAGTTAATACAACATACAAAACACCATCAAGCCATTCCTGTGTTGTTTATTAAGTGACAGGTCATTGACCTCATTAGAGATAGTTAATGTAACTAAAATAGAGAAGGTTGGGAATTTTGTGCAAGGAAGTGATGTATTGTGCTCTTGCTCCTCACTGGAACAGGAGCCACTGGGTAGGTAATCTAACTAGAATTTAGATAACAGACTCAACTGAGCAATTTCCAAAACAGGAAATAACGTACATTACCATATTTCTTCAATTCCAAGATGTCATCAATTGTAGGATACAGTCAATTTAATAATAGCTTTTGAGGAGAAAAACGCATACATTAAATGTCTCTATCAACTGTTAACTATGTTCTGAttccaaagaaatattaaaatgtaaaaaatgaggATGAACAACATTGACATGAAGTTCAAATTATCTGACTGATCGGTCCTCACCCCTTCACTTGCACCCATGCCAAAGAATCAGATGACCCATCTTTTGACTGAATTGGGAAGGCAGATAGCTATAGCTTTAAGGTACAGGAGATGTCATTGCTGATTGTCTGGCGGCTTTGACAATTGACTTCAAATCCCAATCCTTTTTGTGGGGTTTCCTGAGGCCAGAAGAAGCTAGTGGGTGTCTTTAAATCACATGTCAAGCAACAAAAAGTTTTTACATGAATCCTTGTCTATATGTGACAAATTAAAGTATTCCACGGTCTGGGAAGAGGTCTCACGAGTGTCTTTTCACAGAAGTATTATTCAAATCGGGATCCAAACAAGGTCCATACGTTGCTTTTGGTTGCTCACATGGTTTCTTGAAACTCAACTATCATATAGCCTAAGTTAAATTCTTAAATAAATGACTTTAGTTTTAATTACATTGTTGTATTATCAGGCTAAGAAAATCTTTACTAGAGGAgtttgaaagaataaaacaaatggaGGTTCTATATTAATTAATCCAAAAGCCATATACTTCAAGTTAGAAAGACAGACATTGCTCAAATATAGTCTTATTCTTTGCaaagtatttttaatgaaataagccACATTGCAGTGATGCTTTACAAGAAATTGATTTACTGATCTTGTGATACCTATATGCATTTATTTTGGAATGTTTACCCCCAAAAATGCTGTAAGAGATTACAAAGCAGTGAGATTAGTATCTATACAACAGCAATATTATTGGGTCAACATAAAGACTTATTGTAATGCCTCCtattctaattattattttatagatgccacttataaaacttttaaaaggtaCATGAGTTTTCAGTGTGCATTTACACTCAAGGCAGTTATAAAGACCATGTTTCCCCTGGGTCTTCTGCCCCTGTCACCACGGTGACGAGGGAGCCCCTCTTTATCCCCCAGCACTCGCAGTCTTGTCTCCACCCTCTGCCTGGAATCCACTGGGCTAATCTCATCATGCCCTTTATCCCTGTTTGTTAGTCATTGCAAGAACCCTAGTCTCTCAGGAtatcttttctcctgttttctaaTCCTACAAGGCTCTGTACAGCCTGTATTGTgtcctctccccagctcctgaAATCCTTCCATGTGTTCTCTAGCACACAATGTCTGCCATCATCAAAGTCTTCTATGTCTTCAACCTATTCTCTAATCATCCCTGTCACCTTCTCACTCTAAGGGAAACCTGGCTCTGTCCCACCGACACTGCTTCCCCGGGACCCCACTAAAAGGCTGCTGCTCTCTCCTAACTGCTGCTCTCTCCTCACTGCAGGCCTGGAGGGGAGGCCAGTGTTCTTGCTTTTGCAGCTCTTCAGTGTTGTTTCCTGTCTCCAAACCCTCAGCTTTGAGCTTCATGTAGATTATATCACCTCCTACCCAATCAAGATGTCACTATGCTGACAGCTCCTCAGCTCTGTGTTACTGTGACTCGTTTCTCCAGGATTTAGCTCCTAGCTCACTGTCACTGTCTTCAGTACTATTCCTGACTAAATTGTTGGCAATTTCAATTCACATGTAGATTATCTTTTAACATCCCAATTTCTCAGTTCCTCGAATTCCTCTCCTTCAATAATCTTGTCTTCCACCTACATCGCCTTCTCACTCCCATGTTCACAACcaggactggctacataatttgtggggcctctagaaaaaatgaaaatttaacatccctcttaaaaaattattaggaATTTTGAGATGGTGACAGCAGAACAGTAAACCAAGTGCAGGGCCCTCTGAGTGTATAAGGCCTTGGGTGGCTGCATAAGGTTGCACGCCACGAAGCCAGCCCCACTCATAACTTTGACCTTGTAATTGCCACTATGGGCAACCCTCTCATAATGTGAATTTCATGCATCCCACTCTTTCTCCTGCTTCCCGCCTTTCCAGATCCCTTCTGCAACATTCCCTTGACCCCATAGACTCCAATCCATTGATCCTACCACTTTTCAGTGTTCTCACTCACATGTCTTCACTCCCTTCTTTACCCAGTTTAGATTGCTTGTCAACCATTACAATCACTCCCTTCAACTCCTTTATCATCTTTCACTTTATTTCCTTAATTAGCAGAATCCTGATTAAGCCCAAATCTCTACAGCTGTATGTGGCTGGGAGACACAGCCATGTTCACTGTTCTCTCTTTAAATGAATGACCACAAACCTCAAGTGGGCTCTTAATGCCTCCAGGTGATCAATTATTTTCCTATTCTCCTCAACAATGATTCTAcaccatttcctttcttcttaaaaCTTCAATGTCTCATTCTTAACTGATGATTTCACCAAAAAGATTAAAACAATCAGAAGAGAATCTCCAGATTCCCAACACCATAATAGCATAATAGCATCTACACGCATAGACTCTGCCTTTATTACCGTAGTTGAACTTTGCATGCTGCTCTGCAAAGCTAATCCCTCTTATTTCCACTGGTTGCCATCCGCTTTCATCTATTCAAGGACATAATTCTAGcaatttttcctctctctctgatGTCATTATTATTCTTTACACAACAGCCAGGGTGctccttttaaaaactgtgagtcagatcatgtcactcctctgcaTAAAAATCTGGTCtagtcaattttgaaaaagaaaaataaaactggtgtatgtgtgtctgtgtgtgtatgtgtgtgtgtgcatgcagtgGGGTGCTCAAGTCTTAAGTCTTCTTATAAAGCTATAATTAAGATAGtgagagtgaaataaatcagaaagagaaaaacaagtactgtatgctaacgcatgtatatggaatctaaaaaaaacagtactgatgaacctagtggcagggcaggaataaagatgcagacatagagaatggacttgaggatgcagggagggggaaagggaagttggggtgaagtgagagtagcattgacatatatacactaccaaacgtaaaatagatagccaggggaccttcaagatggcggaggagtaagatgtggatatcaccttcctccccacaaatataacaaaaatacatctacatgtggaacagctcctacagaacatctactgaacgctggcagaagacctccgacttcccaaaaggcaagaaaatccccacatacctgggtagggcaaaagaaaaaagaaaaaaacagagataaaagaataaggatgggagggagctgtgaagtaggaaaagtttccacataataggaagccccttcactggtggagacaggggatgGGTGGCaggaggaagcttcagagccatggaggagagcaaaGCAACAGGGGTggagagggcaaagcggagagcttcctgcacagaggatcagagctgaccagcactcaccagcctgagaggcttgtctgctcacctgctggggtgggcaggggctgagagctgaggctcaggcttcagaggtgagatcccagggagaggactggggttggctgcatgaacacagcctgaagggagctagtgcaccacagctagccaggagagagtctggggaaaagtctggacctgcctaagaggcaagagaccattgtttcggggtgcatgaggagaaggGATTCCTTCACTGCCCACAGAagtcagagcaccacctaaatgagctccagagatgggtgtgagctgcagctatcagctcggaccccagagacaggaatgaaatgctaaggctgctgctgcagccaccaagaagcctgtgtgcaagcacaggtcactatccacaacctccccccaggagcctgtgcaacaCACCACTGCCAGAGTTCTGTGATCCAGGGACTggttccccgggagaacacatggt includes these proteins:
- the SH2D1B gene encoding SH2 domain-containing protein 1B, with the translated sequence MRGLTMDLPYYHGPLSKRDCETLLLKEGVDGNFLLRDSESMPGVLCLCVSFKNLVYTYRIFKEKHGYYNIQTVEGAQRQIFPNLEELISKFEKPNQGLVVHLLRPIKRTSPCLRWRRSKIELDGIYENSNSDYVDVLP